The proteins below come from a single Chryseobacterium bernardetii genomic window:
- a CDS encoding Crp/Fnr family transcriptional regulator, producing the protein MPDRLRTHIEKILPLSDEEFEYISSCFTYKKYKKHQFLIQEGEAVPYNYFVLKGLLKLVYTDEAGKEHIVGFAMEDWWETDFSAYYQNQKATMSLECIEDTEVLCLTLADYRKICSIHPKMEHFFLEKAYMGFISAQQRIISTMTTGIKERYEQLLEKYPSLVQRVPKSLLAAYLGVSRETLSRLPL; encoded by the coding sequence ATGCCGGATCGGTTGAGAACCCATATCGAAAAAATACTTCCTCTCAGTGATGAAGAGTTTGAATACATATCTTCCTGTTTTACTTATAAAAAATATAAGAAACATCAGTTTTTAATACAGGAAGGAGAAGCTGTACCCTATAATTACTTTGTACTGAAAGGCCTTCTGAAATTAGTATATACCGATGAAGCCGGAAAGGAACATATTGTAGGATTTGCTATGGAAGATTGGTGGGAGACCGATTTTTCTGCTTATTACCAGAACCAAAAAGCAACAATGTCATTAGAATGCATAGAAGATACAGAGGTACTGTGCCTGACTCTTGCAGACTATAGAAAAATATGCAGTATTCATCCTAAAATGGAGCATTTCTTTCTGGAAAAAGCCTATATGGGCTTTATTTCTGCACAACAACGCATTATTTCTACCATGACAACAGGAATAAAAGAGCGGTATGAGCAGCTGTTGGAAAAATACCCGTCTCTGGTACAGCGTGTTCCCAAATCATTACTGGCTGCTTATCTGGGAGTTTCCAGAGAAACACTGAGCCGTTTACCATTGTAA
- a CDS encoding TlpA family protein disulfide reductase, with product MSNLSTIVLTVLFIIILVNPDAKAWLMRQVASTGILNSSISEAKVKPGSTAAYTGLILKNEYGALIDPSYLKNKVVFINFWASWCPPCRAEFPSVEKLYKKYKTNPDIVFLTVNLDDNPGLGKTYLKEKGFTVPFITPAGNIPEDLYNGSLPTTVVLDRKGAIRLHHTGVADYSKDSFYKEIDALLK from the coding sequence ATGAGTAATCTTTCCACGATAGTATTAACGGTTTTGTTTATCATCATATTGGTTAATCCGGACGCTAAGGCATGGCTCATGAGGCAGGTTGCTTCTACAGGAATTCTCAATTCCAGCATTTCCGAAGCGAAGGTGAAACCTGGCTCTACAGCTGCTTATACAGGTTTGATACTGAAAAACGAATACGGAGCCCTTATTGATCCCTCGTATCTGAAAAATAAAGTTGTATTTATTAACTTCTGGGCGTCATGGTGCCCTCCATGCCGGGCAGAATTTCCATCTGTTGAAAAGCTTTATAAAAAATACAAAACCAATCCTGATATAGTATTCCTTACGGTAAACCTTGATGATAATCCTGGTCTGGGAAAGACCTATTTAAAAGAAAAAGGTTTTACTGTTCCTTTTATAACTCCAGCAGGCAATATCCCGGAGGATCTTTATAACGGCTCATTGCCAACTACCGTTGTACTGGATAGAAAAGGAGCAATCCGGCTTCATCACACCGGAGTGGCAGATTACAGTAAAGATTCTTTTTATAAGGAGATTGATGCATTATTGAAATAA
- a CDS encoding glycosyltransferase family 117 protein, producing MKNWSFKKWNTVLGGFLFIIAFITYFSTMEHFLSFWDCGEYISSAAKLEVTHAPGAALFQIVGAVASIFALGNSSNYSIVINAMSALFSALTILFLFWTITHFLRRLLNKNFEDLTRSQAISVLFAGAVGALCFTFSDTFWFSAVEGEVYSMASLFIALLVWLITKWEDEYRAADSERWIIFIFFIVGLSVGVHMMCMLAIPAVCLVYYARKYTFTWKSFMIANFITLGVLALVFKIIFPLIMTMFGQLEIFFVNGLDLPFHSGTVAAFVLMVAVCYFMIKYARKTKRNIYQTIVLSVVYMIIGFSCWMVIPIRANANPPMNLNNPDTAIGMKDYYNRVQYGDWPTAYGQNYTAALDRKGLEKNEDGSYKREITGDIYEKDEKTGTYRKTGERFNYVYNKSHLSFMPRMFSEDKEVMANYISMYGAPDFTFNYDNEDVADNPQAKQIFDDLRAKYEDDSITVEDYMKVKPYDLINVQKPSFAQNMDYFFSFQNGYYFVRYLMWNFVGRQNDLQGHMENTHGNWISGFSFIDNALLGNQDNLPAQFKNESTVKFFFLPLILGLIGFFFQLNRDFGRFYALLSLFILTSIGIVFYTGVKPFEPRERDYAMVGSFYAFAIWIGLGAGCILWFIQSRIKSNVANIISGIILLGIPFMMGFQNYVPHDRSNKSAAYDSAYSFLASLPKNDIVFTYADNDTYPVWGLQETERFRDDVKTVNFTLLATPWNIDQVKRRTYNAMRVPGELTHEDYRDGINDQVYLMKKEDWEGLFAMLKDQGAPDTKFQEFRKFLIQDSMTLKEALSFLKYKSPAKDELLKMYFGEKEYEKYNIIPVHKFVLPVNKENAVKSGIINQADLPNTVNQIAINYEANTLYKSHLIMLDILANFDWKRPISFSSGGMYDSENIFYLDDYLQFDGFSYKLVPIRTTQSLDGDKGRVDARSLYNVVKNYKWGNFKDLSIHYDDTGISDIMNYRMSVSRAVSALVRNGEKAKALELLNLVSKEIPAEKYNDPRSLSSIVTAFIIAGEEQKGLQLAENLKKEVFYEYDYYLGLSPEFRAAARRQMRSKPMEYSLVVSAVTEAYRTLGQDNKAKNYLLKSVEPVDKKFNAFVKNLQQMDKEKAMKESENIQKITPFYQYLFNVMEPFDSTYSKKKEEQITTAIIKAVQ from the coding sequence ATGAAAAACTGGTCTTTTAAAAAATGGAACACCGTATTGGGAGGGTTCCTTTTCATTATTGCATTCATCACCTATTTCTCCACTATGGAGCATTTTTTGAGCTTCTGGGATTGTGGGGAGTATATTTCTTCAGCAGCCAAGCTTGAAGTAACACATGCTCCGGGAGCAGCTTTATTTCAGATTGTAGGAGCAGTGGCCAGTATATTTGCATTGGGAAACAGCAGCAATTATTCTATCGTGATTAATGCCATGTCAGCACTATTCAGCGCGTTAACCATTTTGTTCCTGTTCTGGACCATTACTCATTTTTTAAGAAGACTTTTAAATAAAAATTTCGAAGACCTTACGAGATCTCAGGCGATTTCAGTCTTGTTTGCTGGAGCTGTGGGAGCTTTATGCTTTACGTTTTCAGATACATTTTGGTTTTCAGCGGTAGAAGGAGAAGTATATTCTATGGCCTCCCTGTTTATTGCCCTTCTGGTGTGGTTAATTACCAAATGGGAAGATGAATATAGGGCAGCAGATAGCGAAAGGTGGATCATTTTTATTTTCTTTATTGTTGGGCTTTCTGTTGGAGTTCATATGATGTGTATGCTGGCCATTCCAGCAGTATGTCTGGTTTATTATGCAAGAAAGTATACATTTACCTGGAAGAGTTTTATGATCGCCAATTTTATCACATTGGGTGTTCTTGCCCTTGTCTTTAAAATTATTTTCCCGTTGATTATGACGATGTTCGGGCAATTGGAAATCTTCTTTGTAAACGGCTTAGACCTTCCTTTCCATTCCGGAACCGTTGCAGCCTTTGTTCTGATGGTTGCTGTTTGTTATTTCATGATTAAATATGCCAGAAAAACAAAAAGAAATATTTATCAGACTATCGTTTTATCGGTTGTATATATGATCATAGGTTTTTCATGCTGGATGGTAATCCCGATCAGAGCAAATGCCAATCCACCTATGAATCTTAATAATCCTGATACAGCTATTGGGATGAAGGATTACTACAACAGAGTGCAATATGGAGACTGGCCTACGGCTTATGGACAAAATTATACCGCTGCTCTTGACAGAAAAGGGTTGGAAAAGAATGAAGATGGAAGTTATAAAAGGGAAATTACAGGAGATATTTATGAAAAGGATGAAAAAACCGGGACCTACAGAAAAACAGGTGAAAGGTTTAATTATGTCTATAATAAATCGCACCTAAGCTTTATGCCCAGAATGTTCAGTGAAGATAAAGAGGTGATGGCTAATTATATATCGATGTACGGTGCTCCCGATTTTACATTTAATTATGATAATGAAGATGTGGCAGATAATCCGCAGGCCAAGCAGATCTTTGATGATTTAAGAGCCAAATATGAAGATGATTCCATCACGGTTGAAGATTATATGAAAGTAAAGCCCTATGATCTTATCAATGTGCAAAAACCTTCATTTGCTCAGAATATGGACTATTTCTTCTCCTTTCAGAACGGCTATTATTTTGTAAGATACCTGATGTGGAATTTTGTTGGAAGACAGAATGATCTGCAAGGGCATATGGAAAATACCCACGGGAACTGGATTTCCGGATTTTCTTTTATCGATAATGCTCTATTGGGAAACCAAGATAATTTACCGGCTCAATTTAAAAATGAAAGTACCGTAAAATTCTTTTTCCTGCCATTAATATTAGGTCTGATTGGTTTCTTTTTCCAATTAAACAGGGATTTTGGAAGATTTTATGCACTTCTGTCATTATTTATTCTTACAAGTATCGGAATTGTTTTTTATACAGGTGTGAAGCCTTTTGAACCAAGAGAAAGAGATTATGCTATGGTAGGTTCATTTTATGCTTTTGCGATCTGGATCGGGTTGGGAGCAGGATGTATTCTATGGTTTATTCAGTCCAGAATAAAATCTAACGTTGCCAACATTATATCCGGGATCATTTTATTGGGAATTCCTTTCATGATGGGCTTCCAGAATTATGTTCCGCATGACCGTAGCAATAAATCCGCTGCTTATGATTCAGCTTATTCCTTCCTGGCTTCCCTGCCTAAAAATGATATAGTTTTTACTTATGCCGATAATGATACTTATCCGGTTTGGGGATTACAGGAAACGGAAAGATTCCGGGATGATGTAAAAACAGTAAATTTTACCCTGCTGGCGACTCCGTGGAACATTGATCAGGTAAAAAGAAGAACTTACAATGCCATGAGAGTTCCGGGTGAATTAACCCATGAAGATTACAGGGACGGCATAAATGACCAGGTGTATCTGATGAAAAAAGAAGACTGGGAAGGCCTGTTTGCCATGTTAAAGGATCAGGGCGCTCCTGATACAAAGTTTCAGGAATTCAGAAAATTTCTGATCCAGGATTCAATGACTTTAAAAGAAGCTCTCAGTTTCCTGAAATATAAATCTCCGGCAAAAGACGAGTTGCTGAAAATGTATTTCGGGGAAAAAGAATATGAAAAATATAATATTATTCCGGTACATAAATTTGTATTACCTGTCAATAAAGAAAATGCTGTGAAGTCTGGAATTATTAATCAGGCCGATCTTCCGAATACTGTAAATCAGATAGCCATTAATTATGAAGCCAATACTCTTTATAAAAGCCATCTTATAATGCTGGACATACTGGCTAATTTTGATTGGAAACGTCCGATCAGTTTTTCGTCCGGAGGAATGTATGACAGTGAAAATATCTTTTATCTAGATGACTATCTTCAGTTTGACGGCTTCAGCTATAAACTGGTTCCTATCCGTACCACTCAAAGCCTGGATGGAGATAAAGGGAGGGTAGATGCCCGCTCACTCTATAATGTAGTGAAAAATTATAAATGGGGCAATTTTAAAGATCTTAGTATCCACTACGATGATACTGGTATATCTGATATTATGAATTACAGGATGTCTGTGAGCAGAGCGGTGTCTGCACTGGTCAGGAATGGTGAAAAAGCAAAAGCTTTAGAATTACTCAACCTTGTCTCGAAAGAAATTCCTGCAGAAAAGTACAATGATCCGCGTTCATTAAGTTCAATTGTTACGGCTTTTATTATTGCAGGTGAGGAACAGAAAGGTCTTCAGTTGGCTGAGAATCTTAAAAAAGAAGTTTTTTATGAATATGATTATTACTTGGGTCTTTCCCCTGAGTTCAGGGCAGCTGCCAGAAGACAGATGAGGTCCAAGCCTATGGAATATTCCCTTGTGGTTTCTGCAGTAACGGAAGCCTACAGAACATTGGGACAGGATAATAAAGCTAAGAACTATCTGTTGAAATCTGTAGAACCGGTTGATAAGAAGTTTAATGCTTTCGTGAAGAATCTTCAGCAGATGGATAAAGAGAAAGCGATGAAAGAATCTGAAAATATTCAGAAAATTACCCCATTCTATCAATATCTATTTAATGTAATGGAACCTTTTGATTCTACCTATTCAAAGAAAAAAGAAGAACAGATTACTACGGCAATCATTAAGGCAGTACAATAA
- a CDS encoding hemerythrin domain-containing protein — MKRNDNIVWLSRDHHSGLLCSWKVRQGVKKEIEPGRIKKYILYFFENHLEDHFKAEEEVLFPYLEDAYTLRIRSEHQQIKMLIYQIEASGDPNLFSYFASLLELHIRFEERHCFPHLEEKFNNTDLNKIGRDLNYIHTDKKEIYDDEFWK; from the coding sequence ATGAAACGCAATGATAATATAGTCTGGCTTTCAAGAGATCATCATTCAGGGCTTCTTTGCAGCTGGAAGGTGAGACAGGGAGTAAAAAAAGAGATTGAACCCGGCAGAATTAAAAAGTATATACTTTATTTTTTTGAAAATCATCTTGAAGATCATTTCAAAGCGGAAGAAGAGGTTCTTTTCCCTTATCTTGAGGATGCCTATACGCTACGCATCCGGTCAGAACATCAACAGATAAAGATGTTAATATATCAAATTGAAGCCTCGGGAGATCCAAATTTATTTTCATATTTTGCAAGTTTACTTGAACTGCATATCCGTTTTGAGGAACGCCATTGTTTTCCTCATCTGGAAGAAAAATTCAATAATACTGATCTGAATAAGATTGGGCGAGACCTGAATTATATTCATACTGATAAAAAAGAAATCTATGATGATGAATTCTGGAAATAA
- a CDS encoding RidA family protein, translated as MEKRTVNPWKWQEERSYSQAVEVRNAEATLYCSGQAAIDPDGTSSNKDMKSQLKQAIANLEEVIKTAGYECKGIVRLNIYTTSAQELWPHFPILQNWIAVHHIEQAVTMLEVNGLFETLKVELEATVVK; from the coding sequence ATGGAAAAAAGAACCGTAAACCCATGGAAATGGCAGGAAGAAAGAAGCTACTCACAGGCTGTAGAAGTAAGAAATGCAGAAGCTACTTTATATTGTTCAGGACAGGCAGCAATTGATCCGGATGGAACTTCAAGTAATAAGGATATGAAAAGCCAGTTGAAACAGGCAATCGCAAATCTTGAAGAAGTTATTAAAACAGCAGGATATGAGTGTAAAGGAATTGTAAGATTAAATATTTATACCACTTCGGCACAGGAATTATGGCCTCATTTTCCTATTCTTCAGAACTGGATTGCAGTGCACCATATTGAGCAGGCTGTTACCATGCTTGAAGTAAATGGTTTATTTGAAACACTGAAAGTAGAGTTGGAAGCCACAGTTGTGAAATAA
- a CDS encoding SDR family oxidoreductase, with product MNIQLFSKNALVGGATQGIGAGIAIELAKCGANVTVMARNETKLKGFMAALPIVDPGQKHEYLVADFSDFESYKQIITEYFNTHSIDILVNNTNGPEPGPAVDKSAADYQNAFDLLFKTVCETTLLALPHMIDQKNGRIINVSSLSVKEPIGNLTLSNTIRSAVMAWAKTLSNEVAQHHITVNNILTGYFDTARIQNLIHHDAQKTGIPEDEIRQTRENKIPMKRFGKPEEYGHLVAFLASEYASYLTGANIPLDGGLNNTY from the coding sequence ATGAATATTCAACTTTTTTCAAAAAATGCACTGGTAGGTGGTGCTACACAGGGAATTGGGGCAGGAATTGCCATTGAACTGGCAAAATGTGGAGCTAATGTTACGGTAATGGCCCGAAACGAGACAAAACTTAAGGGTTTCATGGCTGCATTACCAATAGTGGATCCAGGTCAGAAACATGAATATCTTGTTGCTGACTTTTCCGATTTTGAGAGCTATAAACAAATCATTACAGAGTATTTTAATACCCATTCCATAGATATCCTGGTGAATAATACCAATGGTCCGGAACCTGGGCCTGCTGTTGATAAAAGTGCAGCAGATTATCAGAATGCATTCGACCTTTTGTTCAAAACGGTTTGTGAAACCACCTTATTGGCCTTACCTCATATGATAGATCAGAAAAACGGGCGTATCATCAATGTGTCTTCACTTTCTGTGAAAGAACCTATAGGCAATCTGACTCTTTCCAATACTATCCGTTCGGCCGTAATGGCATGGGCAAAAACATTATCCAATGAAGTTGCTCAGCATCATATTACAGTGAATAACATTTTAACAGGATATTTTGATACCGCACGCATTCAGAACCTGATCCATCATGATGCTCAAAAAACAGGTATACCTGAAGATGAGATCAGACAAACGAGAGAAAATAAAATTCCGATGAAAAGGTTCGGAAAGCCTGAAGAATATGGACATCTGGTAGCTTTTCTTGCTTCAGAATATGCGTCTTATCTCACCGGAGCCAATATTCCTCTGGATGGCGGGCTGAATAATACGTATTAA
- a CDS encoding SMI1/KNR4 family protein, whose amino-acid sequence MISFKIPSIEEIEAEVLKEKENVQNFPKTIDFPFSEGYKKLVTVIKSTEIASEAVLYNAAEAVNENKEFILPDYWCFAGNGQGDRWFLNKNNKVFFYDHDYDEKPEPMNISFEQWLQMASVIRQLDLYLEEHYDISEPLRQKFYEALHTIHPGLNEIYPFTV is encoded by the coding sequence ATGATTTCATTTAAAATACCATCCATTGAAGAAATAGAAGCTGAGGTTTTAAAAGAAAAAGAAAATGTACAGAATTTCCCTAAAACTATAGACTTTCCGTTTTCTGAAGGTTATAAAAAGCTGGTTACTGTCATAAAATCAACCGAGATAGCTTCTGAAGCTGTTTTATACAATGCTGCTGAAGCAGTGAATGAAAATAAAGAGTTTATACTGCCGGATTATTGGTGTTTTGCAGGAAACGGACAGGGAGACCGGTGGTTTCTGAATAAAAATAATAAAGTCTTCTTTTATGACCATGATTATGATGAAAAACCTGAACCTATGAATATCAGCTTTGAGCAATGGCTGCAGATGGCATCGGTTATCCGGCAATTGGATCTGTATCTTGAAGAACATTATGATATATCAGAACCCCTGAGACAAAAGTTTTATGAAGCATTACATACCATTCATCCCGGATTAAATGAGATTTACCCCTTTACTGTTTAA